The genomic stretch AGACTATTGGAAACAAATGGGATTTAAAGGTCAAACACAAGGCAAATGgttcaattgacaagtataaAGCACACCTTGTGGCGAAAGGCTATACCTAAAAGAAGggtgtagactatgatgagactttctcccTAGTGGTGAGAATTGCCTCAATTCGCCTCATTCTAGCCATTGTCGCAAAATTAAATTTGGAGCTCTCTTAGATAGATGTTAAAACTGCATTTCTCAATGGAGAACTAGACAAGGAGATCTTTATGGATCAACCAGTGGGTTTTGAAGCCAAAGGACATGAGCGCAAAGTCTGCCATCTCAAACGTTCtatatatggccttaaacaatcatctaggcagtggtactttagatttcatcatgccattacctctattggttttgaaatgattgaaaaGAACCACTGTGTGTATGTGAAACGATCCAAGGGAAGTTTCCTTATTCTACCTTATTTGTTGAAGATATTTTATTGACTGGGAATGATATGGAGATGATTGTCGCCACTAAAGAGTGGTTGTCCTCaacttttgagatgaaggacatgggtgaagccaaCTTTGTGTTAGGCATCAAGATTATTAGGAATCGctctaggaatattcttagtTTGTCTCAAGAGACTTACATAAAGAAGATCCTTGAACGATTCCACATGGATAAGTCTAAACCCATTGATAGTCCCATAGACAAGGCCTGTGTTTTGAGCCTTGACCAGTgccctaagacagatgaagagaaTAATCAAATGTCCAAAGTACCCTATGCAGCAGCGATAGGCAGCCTGATGTACGCAATGATGTACACGCGTCCAGACATATGCTTTGCAGTTGGCATGGTTAGTCATTATTAGAGTAATCTAAGACCATGCCATTGGCACGCAGTGAAAAGAATCTTTCGATACCTTCGTCGGACCACTGATCTCACCCTCACCTACAATGGTTCGGATTTGAGATTGAGAGGCTACAGTGATGCTGACTGGGCCAGTGTCAGAGATGAGCGCAAATTTACTTTGGGATATGCATGTCTTAGGAGGTGGGGCTGTATCTTGGAGTAGCAAGAAGCAGACCTGCATCGCCCTATCCACGATGGAGTCCGAGTACATCGCGTCTTCGACGGCGGTTCAGGAGGCCGTTTGGCTAAAGAGGTTCCTATAATGCCTTGGCGTTACCGCTCATTCAGGAGATGCGGTGCTTGTACACTGTGACAGCACGACAGTTTTGGCATTTGCCAAGGACCCCAAGTTCTATGGAAAAGCCAAACACATAAACATTAGATATCACTACATTCAAGAAATGGTTCCACAAGTAGCATAGTGGCTGATCCATTGACTAAGCCTATTGCTCGGGACATTTTCCTTACTCATGTTAGGAATCTAGGACTTAGACGTggatgatttatattttgagttttgatattttctttagacattattgttgtcactatttgatttatttatgaGACATATAATTCTTTAAAGTGATTAACGTGTGTACACATTTCATTTTACAAATATATCACTAGGCTTGGATCGACCCAATCACACGGGTGATTCACCTTGGCGCTTAAAGATAGTGAGCGAGATGAACAAACAACTTTTTAGCTAAGTGACACCTTAGTTAGAGCTAAGATGAAACCTTTCTATGGTTGAACACAGAGATCCCACGTCTCAGTGTAGCCTACTCATAGCCGAGTGTGAGAACTCAAGCAGACGCCATGGGGGCGACTGGGCTGATTTACTCAGGTTAGGCGCTTGAAAGTGCGACTGAACCCAAACTCgtatgttctttttattttatgagtggCATGCCCACCTTAGTGGTAGTTGCATCatagcatacatttcatatTGTATGTGCTTTATTACAACCGTTTGTGAGAGTGACCGTTCATCACTATGTGAGCCATTTGGATCAAAACTGAGTTGATCCTATGGATACCCTCTACCTAAGACCATGTCATGAAGAAGATGCCTAATGACGCTACTTTGACGTGCTCCttaggatcatggatgatgcGGTCCAGCGAGACATGAATGAAAAAGCGGTTGGGAATAGTCGGATTGACATGTGCGCTTAGGGAAAACTATTCGAAATTGCACCCTTATTTTATGGCTTATTACCCGGGCGACTTATCGTATTTATGTTTCAACGTAGTCATAAGCACATTACATGTTTTAAGGTCACCACTGCTCATCATGAGGGATCGAGAGTGCTAGACTTGGTGTAATTTGGTTGTTTAGGGTACCCCAGATTATTTGTGAGTGACGTGCTATGTTGAttagatggaagcttgatatagcaCTCCTACATTCGTATTATCTCGTTAGGTCGCACACTCTATTTCCTGTATAATGAGACACATATGGTAAAGAGACTTCTAGAATGGACAATTGAGTATGTCCGCCCTGCGTGGGTGAGTGGGagatgttaattaatatgggtcaAACTGGGTTCCGACCCGGTTCCTTCATGGGTAgcccacttggggtaatcatagacccactaggattggAAACCCTAACTAGCCAATTCTCTATAGAgggttttggccacaaagccaattagggttttgacctaatctctagagttctctttctccctattcttttctgtctctcccaattgagagtgtgtctccaaggatctccattgcaattcTTAGATTTGGATGGTGGAATATTACCTAGCAAGATCGCCGCAACTTTTCGTTCGTCATTGTTCATGCAGATCGATGCGTGGTGCAACCCCGATCCATTCCGCTGCGAGGAAAGCTACATTGAGGTAATCCCCGATACCCGTTTACTTTCCGTTTAACATGTGCCAACTGTATATGACCAAGATAAACTATTTCTTTGAAAAACAACATCCAGAAATTTAAGATAAAAGTTATTTTTCTAACTTTTTGCATTATATTTCAGTAGAATATTTCACCTTTCTTAATCCTCATGCAACTTTGTACTGGTTTTTGATAAATcctattaaaataatttttacaTTAAATCAAACATGGAATGTATGGCCACACATGCACAGCTGAAAAAATATTAGGATGCGTGGATTGCAAGTATctgattgaatttgagtctaaaatttgacacatgcCTACTCCATaagctataaaaaaaaaactaatccaACAATCAACCGGCCAAAATCAAGAGTCTAGGAGCTTAAAATGGTAAACTAATAAGCTTGTCCAAATAAAGTCAATACAAGATTTACAGAGAATATACCTTCAGAAATCCAACCATAGCCCCTCTGAGAGACCGAAAGCATCGAGGTCAGCAAAGCAGAGGCAGTCGCATTGTGATAAGGCAACATTGATTCCAAACAGAAGGAACTCATCTCAACGGGAGATCTGTTCAAGCCCACGAAATAATCCAATATTTGAAAGATCAGAAGGTTTCACAAGCatccatatttttattttattttttttttttttttggggtgagggtgggttgggggtgggggaagaaaCTGACCTTAAGATACGATGAGAAAGAGACTTCTGCTGGGAGATAAGGAAGGGGGAGCGAGAGGCTTTGGCTTCTGTTGCAAGTCTGGCCGCTGCATTTCGGATAGGTGTGGAGCGGAGAGCAGAACGGGCGCATGAGATGGCAATGGCTGACATGACTGAACAGAGACGATGCAGGccttggggtttttttttttttttttttccctttgtggGAGGAGGATGGCGAGGAAGGGGTTGCGCTTAACGTTAATGGTTTCGGGCGGTTTGTGCTTGAAGAagcattgagagagagagagagggttgcaGTGGTGCGCGAGACTCACCCTTGTCGCGagggatggatggatggatgtgTTCAGGGGTTTAGAGCAGGCTTCTTAACGGGTTTAGGGCGGCGTGGAGGGCAGGGaatattcacgtacgtgaatgaCCCTGTCCGTGGACATggcatatattttctctctctccatttaatAGATATCATATTCACAGATCAGGGtcgttcacgtacattcacgtGTGCGAATATTCACCCCGGTCCATGGATATGgtatctattaaatgaggagagagaaaatatatgccATATCCATGGACCAAGCTCATTCACGTACATTCGCATACGTGAATATTCCCTGCTCTCGCATATAGATGAGATagacttactttttttttttggaggtgaAACACTATTTTGTTCAAGCTGAACCCTTAAAAATGTTTCGAGAAAGGGAGGGTTCTTTGAGTATTGAGCAAGTCTCATACCAACGCGCACCAATTAAGGGGATGGaaccttttttttggtagaaagagggCTATCATTAATACGTGTGGAACACGAAGAAAAATGGTTACATAGATCCTTCAATCACGGATTGGATAACAGCCATACTGTCCTACACACTTCAAACATGGCCTTTTGAGCGAAGGAGTTGACTACAACATTGGACTCCCtcgaaataaaagaaaaactacaGCTTGAAAACTCATTTAAGATGAAGTGGGATATCATCTAAAATACTTTGAATCGAGAGCAGAATCGTCTTGGAGTGGCCGGTCAAATAATTCACCAGTTCTTTGCAATCAGTTTCAGCCATAACAAGCTAGATATTCTCCAAGATGCATTCCAGGAGCCCCACCCGTAGAACAAGAGCCTCACCTTCAATAGCACTACCACAACTGACCATATTTGAAACAGCAATGATCGGAATGCCCTCATGGTTGCGGATAACCACACCAAGAGCCCCACACTTCGAGCTGGTGTTCCATGATGCATTAGAGTTGAGCTTGGCGAAAGGGAGAGAAGGAGGctttgtcacaccctgcctcaaattAGCCAAGGTATGGGGCACTGGATTTCCAACccagtcagcctaaccctccaggatcacagaAGCAGTACCTTAAATTCACAAATACCATCAAGATCACATctaaaatcagagtatgctAATCAAATTGTACAAATATCACTGGTAATTCACTACATGATAAGTTATAGGCATACAATAATATCCAGTTGTTATAAACCCACTTGTATAATATTTACATTTTACATATACCACCCATATGTACATCAAAAGAAAGTACCATATAACAATGGTGAAGTCCATCATCAACCCGATGTCTTGCCGACATAATCCTCACAACCGCTGCTAAAGCTCAGTCCTGCTTTATCACCGGTTcccatcatctaaaaagagtaatcaaCTAAGGGTGAGCTATACAACCTAGTGAGAGGTGAGCATGCAAGCATACACATACAAGTTATAAATGCATTTAGAAACTCTCATAACATATCACATACTCCATATGCAAGATCCACATGATTCGTTATTAGTctattctccattttatttactAGGTCTCAATgtctatgggtataagtgctataagcaatgtAGGTGGCATTTCCTACCATGTACAATGAGCCTCAAGAATATAAGCTCATTGCAAGTAGGAGTCAGTCAGTCCCGGTCAGAGCCTCAGtcccccagctaacccctaaatagtaaacCCCTGACATATGGTCCCGGTCAGAGCCTTGGTCCCCCATGGTTCGACAGTCATGGGTATGGTGCACcataccatgttgtgccctATCAAGATACAGTATGTCATATTTGGGTGTAGTAGTCTTGCACGATctaccaccgagtgggattagccaataccttacccctattggcaaggggttatagcactgggatgtAATCCTAACCATATACATCTATATGCATCCATAACATCCATCACACATCTGTGGCCATAATTATAacactgacctctgagcccacggcTCAGCCACACCGTGCCTCAAACCGCCAATATTACAATCTGCACCACATAGTTATCATAttacacatccacaaaacctcgatcacatcaaAGACGATAAAATCATGCAACATATGAAATGTATATATTTTCATACAAAATAAATCTCAAAACATGGTAATCACCCACATTCCACATGAGCATGCAAAAGGCAAAAATATAGAAACACTCCGTAAAACAAAATAGTCACCCACTCACCTGAGTCTTAAATCCAGTGTTCTTCATTGAATTCTCGATCATGCATATCCTTGTCGGGTATAGTTCAGGTTCTTAACTGTTGAATTTATATTAAGATAAATATTACTATTAACATGCATTTCTACCCTTCTACTCATAGGTCTTAGCTGGATTTCAGTATTCTGGACCCACAGTCAGTTGATCAATAACATACTGATTCCAGTCAATATTCTTTTCTAGTTGGTCAATCAAGTAATCTACCTTAGGTAGTTTACCAAAGTATAGCTCATAGGGAGTTTTAGAAATTAGGGGTCTAAGAACAATTCTATTAAGCACATAACAAGCAGTATTAACGGCTTCAGCCCATAAGGATTTAGGCAAGGAGTACGCATTGAGCATGGTCCTAGCTGTCTCTTGTAGtgacctatttttcctttcaacaaccccattagattgaggtgtcctaggagcggagaagttatggtcaatgcCATGTTTGTTGCAATATACATCAAATTGGTATATATTGTCAAactctcctccatggtcactcctgaTAAAGGTTACTTTATAGCCCTTATGATTTTGTAATCTCTTGCATAAGGTTACAAACTCATCAAAGGCGTCATTTTTGTTTCTAAGAAATATATTCCAAGTAAATCTTGAGAAGTCATCCACAATGACAAAATTATATGATTTACCATTTAAGCTTGATATATTGATAGGACCAAACAAGTATAGATGAAGGAGTTCCAAAGGCCTTGAGAAAGAAACAATGTTCTTAGCCTTATGGGATACCTTGGTTTGTTTACCCTTTTGACATGCATCATAAAAATTATCTTTACTAAACTTAATCTTAGGAAGATTTCCAACAAGGTCCTTAAATGCAATTATTTGGattaacttgacatttacatgtccaagtcttATATGCCATAATGAGGACTCattatggttagaaaccaagcaagAATTCAAGGAGCTTGTTTCATTAAGCATGCATACATGTATGTGGTTCTTCCTAGATCCTTTTAAGATTAGATCATTATTAATATCTTTTATATAGTAGTGAGATACATCAAAATCTATTTTATAACCTATTCCACACAATTGACTTACACTAGGTAGGCTATAGTTCAGGTTTTGACATAGTACACATTTCAGATAGAAATACCGTTTATCTTGATTTTCCCAATACCAACAATTTTCCCTCTGTTGTCTTCTCCAAATGAGACCCATCCTCTGTCGTAGTCCCGTAGGCTTGAGAATAAATTTCTAGATGTCATGTGCTTGGAGCATCCATTGTCAGTCACCCACTCGGCGTGTgctttattcttcaagcaaacctataataGAAGATCAGTGTACATTGGTCCCCACAATCTCATGGGTCTGTCATTGTTAGCGTCAAATGTTCCTATAGGGACCCAAGTGGTCTTGTATCTTTTAGGTATTTGATATGACCTTGGGTTTCTTTGAGATCTCTGAGATTCATATAATCCATAAGATTCTTGAAATGTATAGGATCTTTGAGGTTTGTATTTCCCACAAGGTCTATATGACTCTTGAGGGAAGGCTCTTAGGGGCTGCCTATAGGATCTTTCAATAGAGTATCCCCTTTGAGGTTGGGGTCTATATCTAGGTCTAGGTTCCTCTTGTGGCTTATATTGCTTTCTTTgaggtgtgtagtagtaggcatggtttaCCTTGGTCCTAGATCTCTCATTTTGAGAGGTAGTGggatttttcttcttggttttGCATTGTCTTGTTGAATGCCCTGTTCTTTTACAGAGGCCACACTTGATATAGGATGTGGATGCTTGATTACCTTCATTCCTTCTTGGattctccttttgtttttcttttctctttgatgGGTTTTGTCTATAACCCAATCCCTCTCTGTCATTAGGACttttcctttgagatccaagaaGGTTATCAAGGTTCTTTTGACCTTGGGTAAAGGTGCAAAGAGTAGAGTTTAACTTTGAGTTCTCTTCCTCAAGTTCACTTACTTTGGAAGTCAAGGCATCCACTCTTTTATTAAGTATGTCAAATTCCTTTTCTAGTTTatgtttttccgtttctaacTTAAGACTCTCTTCATATAAgtcctcgaaggcttcttgaagtccTTCGTTAGAGTCATTTTCTAGAGGTTCAGTTTGAGTTTGTTGGTTAACCTCTTGATCTTCATCTTCAAGAGCCATCAAGgctaggttggtgacttcttcttttGAATCGAtcttttcttcatcacttgaatcCCATGTGGCAGCGTAtgctttcttctttgtcttatGTGGGCACTCAATTCTAAAGTGAACCGGTTTCCTGCAATCAAAACATACTACATCCTTTTTGTCAAATGAAGATTCTTTAGTTTTGTTCTTAAACTTACCTTTCTCACCATAGGGTTTGTCACCAAAGGTTTTGCCTTTATATggcattcttcccttcttcttcagaAACTTGTTGAATTTCCTTGTGATGAGTGATATCTCATTTTCCATATCGAAgtcttcctcatcatcatcatcacttacCTCTTCAATGTTTTGAGAGGATTTCAATGCTATggtcttcctccttccttctagaATTTACTTATCAGCTTGTAATTCGACTTCATGGGTTTGTAGAGAACCCAACAAGTAGTCTAGGGAGATCTTTGGCTTCTTCAATTGCGATTTTCTTAGGTCGCCATGAGTTTGGTAGAGACCTTAgtatttttcttactttttttgcATTGGTGTAGGTCTTTCTTAGGCTCTTAAGACTATTTACAATGTTGGTAAAATGAGTAAACATCTCAGTGATAGTTTCATTTTCATACATAGTAATTGTTTCATAATTCAAAACTAACTTAtctacttttctttcctttacttCCTCTGTGCCTTCATGAGTAACTACGATCATATCCCAAATTTACTTTACTGATTCACATGCTATGACTCGATTGAATTCTTCTTCGTTGAGAGTGCATTGGAGGAAGGTAATTGCTTAGAAGTTGTATTGGATGAGGTTAACATCATCGGTTGTCCATTCATTCTCTTCCTTGGGTACCATTTTTCCTTCAACTTCTTTGGTGATAATGTATGATCCTTGTTCTATGGCCCTCCATACGAATATGTTATAATGGCATACAAAGTTCTtaaatctgcacttccagaaagagAAACTTGTTCcgttaaagtaagggggtcttgAGGCATTCATGCCCTATGGTGATCCTTgggatgtggccatggtctttgactcacgtTAAGACTAAAATAGTCCTAAAACTTTTGAGctcccactctgataccaattgaaataacctagaggggatgaatagtgatgagcacatttatgtgtgaaatctagggtagtaaaacatgcattttacatatttagaatggagctaccttgggttttactctctttttgcagattttattttttcaaggccttaaggactatcgggcattatatctctaattttacatataaagaggtcctgtttcttttcatggttgcaaaggggacaaaattttgagcaatatggacatgttcaattaaaattacatattcgtttggtcaactggacaaatgattattctttttgggccagaaaaagaataatgaatcagaattgaaccgagatgcagaaccagcccgtctgcagttgtcccaggggtacaaggaatatttcaaataccaacaaggattgatggaccacacccttaagtgattgaagattcatttatGGTAATAACCACTacttagtgtagttggtgagttgtagtgtgtaaaatcccttcattattaggaggtctcaagttcgaacctcttggtttccattttttggagatttttttgaaagattttctctctcctactcatcacttaaagcaaaaAGGTTGGCCAAGAGGGTTGTGCAtaagttgaagagaaaaaataggaaagaaaaagaaaaagaaaaaaaaaaaaaaagaaaaggaaaagacaagggcatagatggaatttcccattgaaatagaatattgtccaaatctaaacaagaaaaatcgtggtagattctctctccacacgttttctgtctttctcttctctctcctccacctcatcaacaagataaaaaaaaaatattatttttctaggagctaaaatcgttagcttccctcccccattctctatataatataATCAACACAAGGGGAGTAGGCACTTCTcctcttagggttttttttttagtcccactctacttctcttcttaggtttttttttagttgctctctctctttctctagttttctctagctctagttctaggtttttgctttaaacagttttataagttctttttattcaattaatgcaagcacttttgtttttgtttcagtctcttatttttattgtttaagtaattgaagttgtaattttcaggTTCTAGTtataggcttagttctaggtgataagaacaagctatagagcatgtctttcaagttcaatttttctcttcagattttttttctctagtactagaaatttcagatttggtttattccagatctggtttttagtactggcagtatctcaaatcgatcaagtttttagttcaaggattgaagttcaagtaagtaggctcattcagtagtcttctcaccccctctcattccctcttctgctaccccttcattcttaaagtagggtttaaattttagtttttactttgatgctttccctttcccccaaggtctttggctagatgcatgtgttagctttgcccctctttagctatagaaccatcatttttattttgattatttacttttcagcccTTCCCCTAAAACCAattagaaaagcccttgtaagagtactctctggtcaagtagagaagctcatattgtttatggtgcatccctagggctaagtagagatacctacttatgtgcctttctctagctttttccccttttattttatatatttacttttcagcacttttattttcatttatttgctttttaattgcgtggtttgagtatttaaattcctagatgtgaatggttaggttgcTTTTAGATGCACTTGTGTTGGGtcagtagttagaattagatcaccataatgaatatgtgcactttcgcattactagaagaaacctaaaataaaatgGTTGCTCTCTTTGTGTTCGAcctgttagctacactgattcgtacgcttatggttatattttaaatttcaaaaataagtttttgacgccgttgccggggagacagctccatgttatttttcgctttcttttcgTAAATcaaagtgctttgtttgctttgtgttgtttttgtttttgtttttattgaattcctgagaagaacaacttgtagtaatagttgtatcagtggaggttgtcaagcctcatagtatgataaagccagtttttgccctgtagcagtacctcaggaattgacttgagcaaccctggatccctgtgccggtaagctcccgaaaagccaaaaaaaataaaaatcaaaaaataaataaaaaaagctctttctttccattcttttgtgcttatcttactctagttgtgggtagttttctgttgcatgagtgttaggttgGTACGTAATattaagaatcggttagaaagaagagatctaacaagtagtgaccctatacgtttgctctctttaaaacctttcaatatgggagaccaacatcaaaaccctccaccaaaatatctgaaagataggttctaccctgctagaacagcccaaccttcttgcatagttctaccacaagcccagggcaataattttgagctcaaatctcagtacatcactatgttgccccactttcatAGGCTGACCTCTGaagatgcatacctatttctaaggaaatttgaagaggtatgtgttctaattaagatccaacagtttTTTAATGATgttattaagcttaggttcatcacatTTGCATTGAAAAACCAAgcaagaagtggttgtatgggttacccacaaattccataaccgcatgggaatagttcacagttgtcttccttaagaagtttttcccaactcataagaccaataagcttataagtgatatccttcagtttaggcaaaagcctagtgagtcattttccaaacttatggagagattcaaggatctactccaagaatgccctcatcatggcctagacttatgacatttatgtcaaataatttatgagggtattgattatccaactaaacaaatgatagagtctatgtgccttgggggattcacatcctttatagatgaaggaaaggcatgggaattcttacttgacttatctaataaaacccatgagtgggagtcaacccaagagagtgaaagaaccataggagggaaatgatattttgtggatgggttagtagccaaggaagtccacctggatagcctaatcaagaggattgaggctattgttcctggagagccatcattagtcaatttggttaagatgtctGCTTGGtgtcagtcccctggacatgtcatagaagaatgccccaacacctcttgGGGCACTTCcattgaaagtgtgaatgccttatatcagaacaatccatatagtaacacttacaatccaagaTGGAGAAATTACCCAAATTTCTGCTGGAActagggcaaccaagcaggaccttccaatttttataatcaaggtcaacctggaccctaAAGACCTCCCTtcgcacaataatctttttctcaaaatacttttcctaggccaaatgtaggatctcaggctagttttcctagggcccctctcttatcatcttatcagtaaccccttaggtttaccaacattggagaggcaagtagaataagtgacttgaaaaaaaagatggccctcctcatgacaagccatcaaaatcttacgagagaactcacccacattgtctcaattatgcgtgagagggagaagggaactttacccagcaaccagagcctaaccctaggcatcatcagcctattagttcacaTGCGCCAATTAATGCACCATTGAATATAAtataaggtcagacccaacaag from Macadamia integrifolia cultivar HAES 741 chromosome 11, SCU_Mint_v3, whole genome shotgun sequence encodes the following:
- the LOC122093657 gene encoding protein NUCLEAR FUSION DEFECTIVE 6, mitochondrial-like isoform X1, whose protein sequence is MSAIAISCARSALRSTPIRNAAARLATEAKASRSPFLISQQKSLSHRILRSPVEMSSFCLESMLPYHNATASALLTSMLSVSQRGYGWISEAFLAAEWIGVAPRIDLHEQ
- the LOC122093657 gene encoding protein NUCLEAR FUSION DEFECTIVE 6, mitochondrial-like isoform X2, with the protein product MSAIAISCARSALRSTPIRNAAARLATEAKASRSPFLISQQKSLSHRILRSPVEMSSFCLESMLPYHNATASALLTSMLSVSQRGYGWISEAEWIGVAPRIDLHEQ
- the LOC122093657 gene encoding protein NUCLEAR FUSION DEFECTIVE 6, mitochondrial-like isoform X5, with the translated sequence MSAIAISCARSALRSTPIRNAAARLATEAKASRSPFLISQQKSLSHRILRSPVEMSSFCLESMLPYHNATASALLTSMLSVSQRGYGWISEVGTC
- the LOC122093657 gene encoding protein NUCLEAR FUSION DEFECTIVE 6, mitochondrial-like isoform X6 yields the protein MSAIAISCARSALRSTPIRNAAARLATEAKASRSPFLISQQKSLSHRILRSPVEMSSFCLESMLPYHNATASALLTSMLSVSQRGYGWISEDG
- the LOC122093657 gene encoding protein NUCLEAR FUSION DEFECTIVE 6, mitochondrial-like isoform X4, which produces MSAIAISCARSALRSTPIRNAAARLATEAKASRSPFLISQQKSLSHRILRSPVEMSSFCLESMLPYHNATASALLTSMLSVSQRGYGWISEARNDDV
- the LOC122093657 gene encoding protein NUCLEAR FUSION DEFECTIVE 6, mitochondrial-like isoform X3, producing MSAIAISCARSALRSTPIRNAAARLATEAKASRSPFLISQQKSLSHRILRSPVEMSSFCLESMLPYHNATASALLTSMLSVSQRGYGWISEACNDDV
- the LOC122093657 gene encoding protein NUCLEAR FUSION DEFECTIVE 6, mitochondrial-like isoform X7; this translates as MSAIAISCARSALRSTPIRNAAARLATEAKASRSPFLISQQKSLSHRILRSPVEMSSFCLESMLPYHNATASALLTSMLSVSQRGYGWISEEV